One genomic window of Desulfurococcus mucosus DSM 2162 includes the following:
- the cas2 gene encoding CRISPR-associated endonuclease Cas2 produces the protein MMVLVVYDIADNGLRTRIAEVLKDHGLTRIQKSAFIGDLTPQERETLAEKLSRLQLDETDRIDIFPICERDLKMHILVRRGLVERKLATR, from the coding sequence ATGATGGTGCTCGTAGTATACGACATAGCTGACAACGGGTTGAGGACCAGGATAGCCGAGGTCTTAAAGGACCACGGCCTTACCAGGATCCAGAAGAGTGCTTTCATAGGGGACTTAACGCCTCAGGAGAGGGAGACACTGGCTGAAAAGCTGTCTAGGCTACAGCTGGATGAGACCGATAGAATAGACATATTCCCGATCTGCGAGAGAGATTTGAAGATGCATATATTGGTGAGGAGGGGGCTTGTTGAGAGGAAGCTGGCTACTCGTTAG
- the cas4 gene encoding CRISPR-associated protein Cas4 — MLRGSWLLVRDLEEYFFCPFAFYLSRVAGEARAPGLWSEVGKDVQAELSSHVESRYKVIGREVFLESVRLRLRGRVDYVVELHGLPAPLEVKHSRRLRPWWKYTLVAYAMLAEEKYSKPVKQALLILPGPREIRLEVASEDRRRVEEALTAATAILEGRLTPRPYESRSCINCDYSAACRLLRS, encoded by the coding sequence TTGTTGAGAGGAAGCTGGCTACTCGTTAGAGACCTCGAAGAGTACTTCTTCTGTCCCTTCGCCTTCTACCTATCCAGGGTGGCTGGAGAAGCCAGGGCACCCGGGCTCTGGAGCGAGGTAGGGAAGGATGTGCAGGCAGAGCTATCCAGCCATGTTGAATCCAGGTACAAGGTTATCGGGAGAGAAGTGTTCTTGGAGAGCGTGAGGCTACGTTTAAGGGGTAGGGTGGACTACGTAGTGGAGTTGCATGGGCTGCCAGCCCCTCTGGAAGTAAAGCACAGTAGGAGGCTGAGGCCATGGTGGAAGTACACGCTGGTAGCCTACGCGATGCTCGCCGAGGAGAAATACAGTAAACCCGTTAAGCAAGCACTCCTCATCCTACCGGGCCCCAGGGAGATAAGGCTCGAAGTAGCCTCTGAAGACAGGAGGAGGGTTGAAGAGGCGTTGACAGCGGCTACAGCAATACTCGAAGGGAGGCTCACGCCGAGACCCTACGAATCCCGGAGTTGCATTAACTGCGACTACTCCGCGGCCTGCCGCCTCCTACGCTCCTGA
- the cas7a gene encoding type I-A CRISPR-associated protein Cas7/Csa2 has protein sequence MVNLCLAARVRANVEALNMTETIGNVSKHRRAPYIISTREGYKLVYVPAISGESLGHAFQANLVDAAQYIYGVEKKPVPLDPYSARYEFVKFSDSKHLPESLKKILEESGKKKKEGIEELQHLFEKTAIQESIVADIGGFMLAEKMPVRRTSLFEVGYAVPVEEAVSESIIEAQMHARQAVVGLEVEEKTSGKKAGEEAGEGKEAKQQMLYYVEVASTVYGMSMCIDLGSIGVTSMVKREEAVAKDEKLRRVKSALLALAMTFGLQLYGAKRSRFSPVLSIENMVAVISKPLPIAASPPQVSTYIEETVSRVQSTVAMLKKLGVTEDAIVLVYGKDVKDAAVFKTPEALFDKLFDEVLKRVG, from the coding sequence ATGGTGAACCTATGTCTAGCAGCCAGGGTAAGAGCTAATGTTGAAGCATTAAACATGACTGAGACAATCGGCAATGTGAGTAAGCATAGGAGAGCCCCCTACATAATAAGCACTCGCGAAGGATACAAGCTGGTCTATGTTCCAGCGATTAGTGGAGAAAGCCTTGGGCACGCGTTCCAGGCAAACCTCGTAGATGCAGCCCAATACATATATGGGGTTGAGAAGAAGCCCGTGCCCCTAGACCCGTACTCCGCGAGATACGAGTTCGTTAAGTTCAGCGACAGCAAGCACTTGCCCGAAAGCCTCAAGAAGATATTGGAGGAAAGCGGAAAGAAAAAGAAAGAGGGAATAGAGGAACTACAGCACTTATTCGAGAAAACAGCCATACAGGAGAGCATAGTTGCCGACATAGGTGGATTCATGCTTGCCGAGAAGATGCCGGTAAGGAGAACCAGCTTGTTTGAAGTAGGCTATGCAGTCCCCGTTGAGGAAGCAGTATCGGAATCCATCATCGAGGCGCAGATGCATGCTAGACAGGCAGTCGTAGGGCTTGAGGTGGAGGAGAAGACCAGCGGAAAGAAAGCCGGGGAAGAGGCCGGGGAGGGGAAGGAGGCTAAACAACAGATGCTGTATTACGTGGAAGTAGCGTCAACAGTATATGGAATGTCCATGTGCATAGACTTGGGCTCCATCGGCGTTACCTCAATGGTTAAAAGGGAGGAGGCCGTTGCCAAAGACGAAAAGCTGAGGAGGGTAAAGTCAGCTCTGCTCGCACTAGCCATGACCTTTGGATTACAGCTATATGGTGCGAAGAGAAGCAGGTTCAGCCCGGTACTCAGCATAGAAAACATGGTGGCAGTTATCTCGAAACCCCTGCCGATAGCGGCTTCCCCACCACAGGTATCGACATACATTGAGGAGACTGTTTCCAGGGTGCAGAGCACTGTAGCAATGCTCAAGAAGCTTGGAGTAACAGAGGATGCGATAGTACTAGTGTATGGAAAGGATGTCAAGGATGCAGCAGTATTCAAGACGCCTGAAGCATTGTTCGACAAGTTATTCGATGAAGTCTTGAAGAGAGTGGGGTAG
- a CDS encoding CRISPR-associated protein Cas5 translates to MAEVNKPFFIHVALSPHSALNFGTLTGNKSRPVFTIPPPTTLIGALSYPLARIEGSPESGRRYMPAVLAGILMGVYMRLDGPAIPYATITKMWFYDPDDKLVKSDAYGYQRLYVKPKWRGGPTIKAVYIFDGVKARKELGDRWREKLVASATTMVRLGDKESLVSVDQVSYGEAEILYLDEVVTRYTVPLNDALLIEPVERWQELKVYEFYDWRKLKGPDITELPTTKVVFAYDRRNFLAGGLKVRNRNAGKLKAYKLKVGEEVEHVVAW, encoded by the coding sequence ATGGCTGAGGTAAATAAGCCGTTTTTTATCCACGTCGCATTGTCGCCTCACTCAGCATTGAACTTTGGTACTTTGACTGGAAATAAGAGTAGGCCGGTGTTCACCATACCACCACCTACGACACTAATAGGTGCTCTTTCATACCCTCTAGCTAGGATCGAGGGATCGCCTGAATCAGGTAGGAGGTATATGCCGGCGGTTCTAGCGGGAATTCTCATGGGGGTATATATGCGCCTTGACGGCCCCGCCATTCCCTATGCAACCATCACTAAGATGTGGTTCTACGATCCCGATGACAAGCTGGTGAAAAGCGACGCTTATGGATATCAAAGGCTATATGTTAAACCCAAGTGGAGAGGAGGCCCAACCATAAAGGCTGTCTACATTTTCGACGGAGTCAAGGCTAGAAAAGAGCTTGGAGACAGGTGGAGGGAGAAGCTGGTTGCCAGTGCTACTACGATGGTGAGGCTAGGAGATAAGGAGTCCCTTGTCAGCGTTGACCAGGTGAGTTACGGTGAAGCTGAAATACTCTACTTGGACGAGGTTGTAACACGTTACACGGTTCCATTAAATGACGCCCTCCTGATCGAGCCGGTTGAGCGGTGGCAGGAATTAAAAGTGTATGAGTTCTACGATTGGAGAAAACTAAAGGGACCGGATATCACTGAGCTCCCCACCACTAAGGTGGTCTTCGCGTACGATAGGAGAAACTTCCTCGCAGGCGGGTTGAAGGTGAGGAATCGGAACGCAGGGAAACTTAAGGCTTACAAACTAAAAGTGGGAGAAGAGGTGGAGCATGTTGTCGCCTGGTGA